From Mesorhizobium sp. Pch-S:
GCAGCGGCAGAGATTGCCCTGAAGCGCCTTCTCGATCTCGGCGTCAGACGGCTCGGGCGACTTCATCCAGAGCGCATAAAGCGACATGACGAAACCGGGCGTGCAGAAGCCGCATTGCGAGCCGTGGAAATCCACCATTGCCTGCTGCACGGGATGCAGCGTGTCGCCCGCGCCGGCGAGATGTTCGATCGTCACGACATGGGTGGCGTCGAGCGAACCCATGAAGCGGATGCAGGCGTTGACGCTTTCATAGACCAGCTTGCCGGCCACCAGCTTGCCGACCAGAACCGTGCAGGCACCGCAATCGCCCTCGGCACAGCCTTCCTTCGATCCCTTGAGCGAGCGGGAGAGGCGCAGCCAGTCGAGAAGCGTCTGGTCGGGTGCGACATCGCTCAGGGCGACATCGCGGCCATTGAGGATGAAGCGCAGCTCGGAGCGGGTCTTGAGTTTGGCCATTGCTCAGCTTCCCCGGTAGGTCGAATAGCTGTAGGGCGAGATCAACAGCGGCACGTGATAATGCTTGGCCTCGGCCATGCCGAAGCGGATCGGCACGATGTCGAGGAAAGCCGGTTCTGGCAGCTTGGTGCCGGAACGGCGCAGATAGTCGCCGGCCGAAAAGATAAGCTCGTATTCACCGAGCTTGAACTCGTCGCCGGCCAGAAGTGGCGCATCGCAGCGGCCGTCGCTGTTGGTGGTCACACTCTTCAGATGCGTGCGCTTGCCGTCCTCGAGACGGAACAGATCGACGAGCAGGCCGGCCGCCGGTTTGCCCGTCGCCGTATCCAGCACATGCGTCGTCAGACGCCCGCCATTGTTGTGCGACGTTTCCGCCAATTGCCGCCTCCCATTCCGGTACAATCGAACATAGTGATGAATTGTGCGCCAATTAAAGGCGATGCATAAGCCCTGGTCGAGCGGACGGCACCAAAAAGCACTTTCAAAAATTTCGTGGTAATGGCCGCCCAAACCTTTGGATATCTTGGGGCCACTTCCGGAGCAACCGGCAGGGAGGAATGATGCGTTACGTACGGGATATGCGCGGTTACGGAGCCAATCCGCCGGACCCGAAATGGCCGGGTGGCGCCCATGTCGCCGTGCAATTCGTCGTCAACTACGAAGAAGGCGGCGAGAACTGCATCCTGCATGGCGATGCGGCCTCGGAGGCCTTCCTGTCGGAAGTGGTTGGAGCTGCTCCCTGGCCCGGCAAGCGCCACTGGAACATGGAGTCGATCTACGAATATGGCGCCCGCGCAGGCTTCTGGCGCTTGCACCGCATGTTTACCGAGGCCGGCGTACCGGTGACGGTCTACGGTGTCGCCTCGGCGCTGGCACGTTCGCCTGACCATGTCGCGGCCATGGATGCCGCCGGCTGGGAGATCGCCTCGCATGGCCTGAAATGGATCGACTACCGCGACCATCAGGAGGCAGACGAAAAGCGCGACCTCGACGAAGCGATCCGCCTGCACAGGGAAGTGGTGGGCGAGCGCCCGACCGGCCTCTATCTCGGCCGCACCTCGGTGAATTCGGTGAAGCTGGCGGCTGCCGAAGGCGGCTTTGCCTGGATCTCCGACACTTATGACGACGACCTGCCCTACTGGCTCGACCATGACGGCCACGGCAACGCGATCCAGCCGCAGCTCGTTATCCCCTACACGCTTGACGCCAACGACATGCGTTTCGCAACCCCGCAAGGGTTCAATTCGGGCGACCAGTTCTTCGCTTACCTGAAGGACGCGTTCGACACGCTTTATGCCGAAGGCAAGGCCGGACGCGGCGGCATGATGAGCATCGGCCTGCATTGCCGCCTGATCGGCCGGCCAGGACGCGCCGCGGCGCTGCAGCGCTTCATCGATTATGTGAAGAGCCACGACAAGGTCTGGCTGCCGCGACGCATCGACATCGCCAACCACTGGCGCGACCATCATCCCTATGAGCCCGCGGCCTTGCGCCCGTCGCGCATGGACAAGCAGGAGTTCGTGCAGCGCTTCGGCGGCATCTTCGAACATTCGCCTTGGATTGCCGAGCGTGCCTTCGAACTGGAGCTCGGCCCTGCCCATGACAGCGCCGGCGGCCTGCACAACGCGCTCTGCCGTGCCTTCCGCTCGGCTTCCGAGACCGAACGTCTCGGCGTGCTGACCGCGCACCCGGACCTCGCCGGCAAGCTGGCGCAGGCCAGACGGCTGACCGAGGACTCGACCAAGGAACAGGCTTCGGCCGGGCTCGATGCGCTGACGGACGCGGAGCGCGAACTGTTCTCCAAGCTGAACGCCGCCTACGTCACCACTTTCGGCTTCCCCTTCATCATCGCGGTAAAGGGCAAGACCAAGGATGAGATCCTGGCGGCATTCGAGACCCGCATCGGCAACAGCCGCGGCGAGGAATTCGAAACCGCCTGCAAACAGGTCGAACGCATCGCGCTGCTGCGCCTCAAGGATATTTTGCCCGAATAGGCCTGAACTGATGGATATGATGAAGATGGCTGATCGCACCTACTACGCGCCGAAAGGCGGATTGCCGCCGCAGACCGACCTGATCACCGACCGCGCGGTGTTCACGGAGGCCTATGCGGTCATCCCCAAACGCGAATTCAGCGACATCGTCACCTCCTATCTGCCGGGGTGGGACCAAACGCGGTTGTGGATCATCGCCCGCCCGCTGTCGGGTTTCGCCGAGACCTTCTCGCAATACATCATGGAAGTGCAGCCGGGCGGCGGCAGCGACAGACCCGAACCGGACAGCAGCGCCGAAGGCGTGCTTTTCGTGGTCGAGGGCGAGGTCACCGTTACGCTTGCCGGCAAGAACCATGACATGAAGCCGGGCGGCTACGCGTTCCTGCCGCCGTCGAGCGGCTGGACATTGCGCAACAACGGCAAGGCGACCGCGCGTTTCCACTGGATCCGCAAGGCTTATGAAAAGGCCGAGGGCGTCGATGTGCCCGAGCCGATCTTCACCAACGAGAACGACATCGCTCCCAATCCGATGCCGGACACAGAAGGCCGCTGGGCGACGACGCGTTTCGTCGATCCTATGGACCTGCGTCACGACATGCATGTCACCATCGTGACGTTCGAGCCGGGCGGCATCATCCCGTTCCCGGAAACGCATGTGATGGAGCACGGGCTCTACGTGCTGGAAGGCAAGGCGGTCTACCGTCTCAACCAGGACTGGGTGGAGGTGCAGGCCGGCGACTACATGTGGCTGCGCGCCTTTTGCCCGCAGGCCTGTTATGCAGGCGGGCCCGGTAAATTCCGCTACCTGCTCTACAAGGACGTCAACCGCCACGCCAGGCTCGGCGGCTTCGGACGCTAACACCCGTCTGCAAAGAGGTCAGACCATGACGCGCATCATCACCGCCAAACTTCTGACGCGCGCGAACTTTGCCGAATTCGGCGAGGTCATCGATACCGAGACCGACAGCCATTACCCGATCAACAACGGCCGGTGCGAGCGGTTTCACGCACTCGCCCGCCCGGAAGCGATCGGCCCGAACGGCCATGTGCTGATCAACCTCTTCAAGGGAACGCCCTACGAATTTCCGCTGAAGCTCTCCATGGTCGAACGGCATCCCTTCGGCAGCCAGGCTTTCGTGCCGCTTTCACCCCGCCCCTTCGTAGTCGTGGTCTGCCACGACAGTCCTGATGGACCCGCCGAGCCGCGCGCCTTCGTCACCAGGCCGGGCCAGGGCGTCAACTATCCGCGCAATCTCTGGCATGGCGTGCTCACGCCCATCGGCGAGCCGCAGGACTTCGTCGTCGTCGACCGCGGCGGGGACGGCTCCAATGTCGAAGAATTCCACTTTTCGCATCCCTACGAAATCCACCTGCCCGAAGGGTTCCAGTCATGACCGATGTTTCGCTGATCGACCGCCTGCTCGACGTCATCGAGCATGACATCGTGCCGAAGACCGAAGACGGTGTCGCCGATGGCAACAAGCTGTTCGGGGCCGCAATCCTGCGCAAGAGCGATCGCTCGCTGGTGTTGGCGGAAACCAACAACGAGACCGAGAACCCGCTCTGGCATGGCGAAGTGCATTGCCTGAAGCGCTTTTACGAGATGCCGAAGGCCGAGCGGGTCGACACCAAGGACGCGATCTTCTTGGCCACGCATGAACCGTGTTCACTGTGCCTTTCGGCGATCACCTGGACCGGCTTCGACAATTTCTACTATCTGTTCAGCCATGAGGATTCGCGCGACAGCTTCGCCATTCCGCATGACCTGAAGATCCTGAAAGAAGTCTTCACGCTCGAGCCGGGCGGCTACAATGCCGAAAACGCTTACTGGAAAAGCTATTCGCTGCGCCGCCTGGTGCGGGACTTGCCCGAGACCGAGCGCGCCCGGCTGGAGAAACGCATCGGGACCATCTCGGATAAATACGACGCGCTCTCCTCCGACTACCAGGATGGTAAGGCCGACAACGACATCCCGTTGAACTAGCTCCGCGGCCAACATTCGAGAAAATACCGGAACGTCGCCCCCCGTAAGGGTGAAAGACGGCATGTCATATGCGGCAATCAATGTCGCATACTGCCTTGCGACCAAATTTCCCTTACGTCCATTATCTCCTCACAGAACAAGAAATCGACCACAACGGTCGACCCAAAAGAGTGAGGAACCAATGTCGAATGAACTCGAATACCTCAGCCGCCGCGTTGCCGCCGGCAGGCTGAACCGGCGCGATTTTCTGGGTCGCGCCGCAGCACTTGGCGTCAGCGCCACCTTCGCCAACACGCTGCTCAGCGATGCGGCAAGGGCCGAAGGCCCGGTCAAAGGCGGTGTGCTGAAGGCAGGCATGCAGGGAGGTGCAGCCACCGACAGCCTCGATCCCGCGCTCTGGGCCAGCCAGGTCCCCTACACGTTCGGCCGCTGCTGGGGCGAACAGATGGTGGAGGTGACACCAACGGGCGGCATCGAACCCAAGCTCGCCGAATCCTATGAGTCGTCCGACGACGCCAAGACCTGGATCTTCAAGATCCGCAAGGGCGTCACCTTCCACAATGGCAAGGAGATGACGCCTCAGGACATCGTGGCAACGCTGGAGCGCCATGGCGACAAGAATTCGAAGTCGGCGGCACTTGCCTTCATTTCCGAATTCGAAAGCGTCAAGGCCGATGGCGGCAATGTCGTCATCAAGCTGAAGGAGCCCAACGCCGACCTGCCCTATGTCTGCGCCGACTTCCACCTGATGATCCAGCCGAATGGCGGCAAGGACAATGCGACTGCTGGTATCGGCACAGGCCCCTACAAGATCGTCACCAACGAGCCGGGCGTGCGCCATGTCGGCGCCCGCCACGAGGGCCATTGGGATCAGGCCCGACGCGGTCATGCCGACCAGATCGAGATCATCGTCATCAACGACGCCACTGCACGCACCTCGGCACTGCAGGGCGGCCAGGTGCATATGATCAACCGCGTCGAGCCGAAGATCGTCTCGCTGGTCAAGCGCGTGCCGGGCGTTACCATTCGCAACGTCGCCGGCAAGGGCCATTACGTCTTCATCGCTCATTGCAACACCGCGCCCTTCGACAACAACGACCTCAGGCTGGCGTTGAAATACGCGGTCGACCGCGAGGAGATGGTGCAGAAGATCCTGGGTGGCTACGGCACCGTCGGCAACGACATGCCGGCGAGCAAAGCCTACGCGCTGTTCTCCGACGACATCGAGCAGCGAAAATACGATCCAGACAAGGCGAAGTTCCACTTCAAGAAGTCCGGGCATTCAGGACCGGTGCTTTTGCGCACTTCGGACGTCGCCTTCCCCGGCGCGGTCGATGCCGCCCAGCTCTACCAGCAAAGTGCCGCCAAGGCCGGCATCCAGATCGAGGTCAAGCGCGAACCGGGTGACGGCTACTGGTCGGAGGTGTGGAACAAGCAGCCTTTCTCCATGTCCTACTGGACAGGTCGCCCGACGCAGGACCAAGTCTATTCCATCGCTTACCTCAAGAACGCGGAGTGGAACGACACCCGCTTCTTCCGCGACGATTTCGACAAGCTGATCCTGCAGGCGCGCTCGGAGCTCGATTCAGCCAAGCGCAAGGCGCTCTATCGCCAGGCGGGCGTCATGCTGCGTGACGAAGGCGGTGTCATCGTTCCGATGTTCAACGACTACATCGATGCGACCAGCGCCAAGGTCGGCGGCTGGGTCGACGATGTGAACAGCGAACTGATGAACGGTCATGCCCTGACCAAATGCTGGCTGCAGGCGTGAGGGGAAATTTTCGCGAAAGCAATGCCTGACCTTGCAGTGATCGGTTGCGTGGAACTTTCGACAATCCGCGCAACCGCATGCCGCAAACAGGACATCCACATCATCTCTGGCCCAAAGCAGGCTGCCAGACCACCGACAAACAGCGTCCAACTCTGCAG
This genomic window contains:
- the uraH gene encoding hydroxyisourate hydrolase yields the protein MAETSHNNGGRLTTHVLDTATGKPAAGLLVDLFRLEDGKRTHLKSVTTNSDGRCDAPLLAGDEFKLGEYELIFSAGDYLRRSGTKLPEPAFLDIVPIRFGMAEAKHYHVPLLISPYSYSTYRGS
- the puuE gene encoding allantoinase PuuE; the protein is MRYVRDMRGYGANPPDPKWPGGAHVAVQFVVNYEEGGENCILHGDAASEAFLSEVVGAAPWPGKRHWNMESIYEYGARAGFWRLHRMFTEAGVPVTVYGVASALARSPDHVAAMDAAGWEIASHGLKWIDYRDHQEADEKRDLDEAIRLHREVVGERPTGLYLGRTSVNSVKLAAAEGGFAWISDTYDDDLPYWLDHDGHGNAIQPQLVIPYTLDANDMRFATPQGFNSGDQFFAYLKDAFDTLYAEGKAGRGGMMSIGLHCRLIGRPGRAAALQRFIDYVKSHDKVWLPRRIDIANHWRDHHPYEPAALRPSRMDKQEFVQRFGGIFEHSPWIAERAFELELGPAHDSAGGLHNALCRAFRSASETERLGVLTAHPDLAGKLAQARRLTEDSTKEQASAGLDALTDAERELFSKLNAAYVTTFGFPFIIAVKGKTKDEILAAFETRIGNSRGEEFETACKQVERIALLRLKDILPE
- a CDS encoding bifunctional allantoicase/(S)-ureidoglycine aminohydrolase, yielding MADRTYYAPKGGLPPQTDLITDRAVFTEAYAVIPKREFSDIVTSYLPGWDQTRLWIIARPLSGFAETFSQYIMEVQPGGGSDRPEPDSSAEGVLFVVEGEVTVTLAGKNHDMKPGGYAFLPPSSGWTLRNNGKATARFHWIRKAYEKAEGVDVPEPIFTNENDIAPNPMPDTEGRWATTRFVDPMDLRHDMHVTIVTFEPGGIIPFPETHVMEHGLYVLEGKAVYRLNQDWVEVQAGDYMWLRAFCPQACYAGGPGKFRYLLYKDVNRHARLGGFGR
- a CDS encoding ureidoglycolate lyase encodes the protein MTRIITAKLLTRANFAEFGEVIDTETDSHYPINNGRCERFHALARPEAIGPNGHVLINLFKGTPYEFPLKLSMVERHPFGSQAFVPLSPRPFVVVVCHDSPDGPAEPRAFVTRPGQGVNYPRNLWHGVLTPIGEPQDFVVVDRGGDGSNVEEFHFSHPYEIHLPEGFQS
- a CDS encoding nucleoside deaminase, with protein sequence MTDVSLIDRLLDVIEHDIVPKTEDGVADGNKLFGAAILRKSDRSLVLAETNNETENPLWHGEVHCLKRFYEMPKAERVDTKDAIFLATHEPCSLCLSAITWTGFDNFYYLFSHEDSRDSFAIPHDLKILKEVFTLEPGGYNAENAYWKSYSLRRLVRDLPETERARLEKRIGTISDKYDALSSDYQDGKADNDIPLN
- a CDS encoding ABC transporter substrate-binding protein, with the protein product MSNELEYLSRRVAAGRLNRRDFLGRAAALGVSATFANTLLSDAARAEGPVKGGVLKAGMQGGAATDSLDPALWASQVPYTFGRCWGEQMVEVTPTGGIEPKLAESYESSDDAKTWIFKIRKGVTFHNGKEMTPQDIVATLERHGDKNSKSAALAFISEFESVKADGGNVVIKLKEPNADLPYVCADFHLMIQPNGGKDNATAGIGTGPYKIVTNEPGVRHVGARHEGHWDQARRGHADQIEIIVINDATARTSALQGGQVHMINRVEPKIVSLVKRVPGVTIRNVAGKGHYVFIAHCNTAPFDNNDLRLALKYAVDREEMVQKILGGYGTVGNDMPASKAYALFSDDIEQRKYDPDKAKFHFKKSGHSGPVLLRTSDVAFPGAVDAAQLYQQSAAKAGIQIEVKREPGDGYWSEVWNKQPFSMSYWTGRPTQDQVYSIAYLKNAEWNDTRFFRDDFDKLILQARSELDSAKRKALYRQAGVMLRDEGGVIVPMFNDYIDATSAKVGGWVDDVNSELMNGHALTKCWLQA